A window of Thiocapsa bogorovii genomic DNA:
TGCTCGATGGGTTTGATCTCATCGCCTTGCGATCCACCCGGCGTGATCGATGTGACGATGCAATCTTCCAGCACGTACTTCATGAAGCAATGCTTGTCACCGGTCGCGAGGCACAACTCCAATTCGATTTTCGGAATATGCTCGCCTTTAGCGCACTTGATGTTGAGGTCGCAGGTCGCGTTGTCGATGGTCTTTGCGACAACGAGATCTTGGAAATCAGCACGGCCCCCAGTGCGCCCCCCCGTTGCGCTGGCGCCCGACACCGGTTGACTAACGCCGTGACTGTAACTCAAAATTTCGATCCATTTGTCGTGTCCGTCGTCGGTGCTCTCTCCATCGACGCCCTCGATCTTCATGAACATGTCGACTGCCATCGCTCATTTCCTCCGACTCTCTTTTATATGCCCCTGAGGGCGAAGTTTGTGCGGCGGAATTTTGACCGCACGGATGAAGCCCGCGTTGATCGCTGGAGCAGGTTTATCTCTTCTTCAGCCCTTTTCCGAGGGAAGTCGCGACACGAGGCGTAGCGATACCGTCAAACCCTCCAACTGATAGTGTGGCCGGAGATAGAACTTGGAGGTGTAGTAGCCGGGGTTGCCCTCGACTTCTTCCACGACGACCTTCGCGGCTGCGAGCGGTTTGCGTGCCTTATCGACTTCGGACGCATTGGCCGGATTGGGTTCGACGTATTTGT
This region includes:
- a CDS encoding Hcp family type VI secretion system effector, whose product is MAVDMFMKIEGVDGESTDDGHDKWIEILSYSHGVSQPVSGASATGGRTGGRADFQDLVVAKTIDNATCDLNIKCAKGEHIPKIELELCLATGDKHCFMKYVLEDCIVTSITPGGSQGDEIKPIEQVSFAYGKIKWEYTPIDHTGAPGSSTDRTWSLEKNVQE